One Lentibacillus cibarius DNA window includes the following coding sequences:
- a CDS encoding sigma 54-interacting transcriptional regulator has protein sequence MRSIFAVPKNIGEDTFTKKIIDYQDQYLFLTENNQLHSYVDLKQLKTGDKEYSNLHIDQIVSNAVSIDKLGVFKSEQTLSLSFIFKALGEPIVLVKDKNNEIIGYLRREDMLACMFREETRNINILRMLLASIPMGLFVVDEDCKIVNYNESGLEMIRSTEDLVMGKDARNIFHEEHINEIFATGKTILNQIRITDKMAVLVDYSPIETTSGSVDGAIIIIQDLPAVEKMSMEIENVKNLNNDMNAILSTIYDELVVIDRTGEILRHSENYNFDFWDSELNELVGKNIFDMEEKGNISPSITKLVLERKQKVSRVQEGKNGKKVLAVGNPIFNEAGEMQRVVVASRDITENTKLKTELKQTKEMTKKYKEELNRLKNKTDESPHEIIYCSSKMKQIVNQIEKVARFSSTVLIQGESGVGKEMIAREIHCKSDRFNKPFLTLNCGSIPENLLESELFGYTKGAFTGANEKGKKGYFEQADGGVLFLDEIGDMPLSLQVKLLRVLQEGEVVPIGSVTATTVDVQIIAATNKDLNDMVEKGTFREDLFYRIHVIPIHVPPLNERSEDIPLLAYHTLQKLNQRYNKKCYFSPDALTLLESYSWPGNIRELQNFVERLFVTTEDNVISAASVDQILSLVSKNKTKPVISEVIPLQKAKEDVENQLIRLAMEKYGTTIKAAEALNISQSAVSRKYHKLLHTNE, from the coding sequence ATGCGATCTATTTTTGCAGTTCCCAAGAACATAGGAGAAGATACGTTTACAAAAAAGATTATCGATTACCAGGATCAGTATCTATTTTTGACTGAGAACAATCAATTACATTCCTATGTTGACTTAAAGCAACTAAAGACCGGGGATAAGGAATATTCAAATTTACATATTGATCAAATAGTTTCAAACGCGGTTTCTATTGATAAACTTGGGGTGTTTAAATCTGAACAAACTCTTTCTTTATCGTTTATTTTTAAAGCCTTAGGAGAACCTATTGTTTTAGTGAAAGATAAAAACAACGAGATTATAGGATATCTAAGAAGAGAAGACATGTTGGCTTGTATGTTTCGTGAGGAAACACGAAATATTAATATTTTACGCATGTTATTAGCTTCGATACCGATGGGATTATTTGTAGTGGATGAAGATTGTAAAATTGTTAATTACAATGAATCCGGATTAGAAATGATTCGATCTACAGAAGATTTGGTAATGGGAAAAGATGCAAGAAATATATTTCATGAAGAGCATATTAATGAAATTTTTGCTACAGGTAAGACTATCTTAAACCAAATTCGTATAACAGATAAAATGGCTGTGCTGGTTGACTACAGTCCTATAGAAACAACAAGTGGCAGTGTTGATGGTGCTATTATTATTATTCAGGATTTGCCAGCGGTTGAAAAAATGTCTATGGAGATAGAAAATGTAAAAAACCTAAATAACGATATGAACGCTATTTTGTCAACGATCTATGATGAACTAGTGGTTATAGATCGAACAGGTGAAATATTACGTCATAGTGAAAACTATAACTTTGATTTCTGGGATAGTGAATTGAATGAATTAGTAGGAAAAAATATATTTGATATGGAGGAGAAAGGAAATATATCACCATCTATAACCAAATTAGTTTTAGAAAGAAAGCAAAAGGTTTCCCGTGTTCAAGAAGGAAAAAATGGTAAAAAAGTGCTTGCTGTCGGCAATCCTATCTTTAATGAAGCTGGAGAGATGCAAAGAGTTGTTGTAGCTTCCCGGGATATTACTGAAAACACAAAATTAAAGACAGAGCTTAAACAGACAAAAGAAATGACAAAGAAGTACAAAGAGGAACTTAATCGTTTAAAGAATAAAACTGACGAATCACCTCACGAAATTATTTATTGCAGTTCTAAAATGAAGCAGATTGTTAATCAGATAGAAAAGGTGGCGAGATTTTCATCTACTGTGTTAATTCAAGGTGAATCAGGTGTAGGAAAAGAAATGATTGCTCGTGAAATCCATTGTAAAAGTGATCGTTTTAATAAGCCTTTCTTAACGCTTAATTGTGGTTCAATTCCGGAAAATTTACTAGAAAGTGAATTATTCGGCTATACAAAAGGCGCCTTTACCGGAGCGAATGAAAAAGGAAAAAAGGGATACTTTGAACAGGCGGATGGGGGAGTTTTGTTTTTAGATGAAATTGGGGATATGCCGTTATCTCTGCAAGTAAAACTGTTAAGAGTTCTTCAGGAAGGTGAAGTTGTTCCAATCGGAAGTGTTACCGCTACCACAGTTGATGTTCAGATTATAGCAGCCACAAATAAGGATCTAAACGATATGGTTGAGAAAGGTACCTTCCGGGAGGATTTATTTTACCGTATTCATGTCATACCAATACATGTTCCACCTTTAAATGAAAGGTCAGAGGATATTCCATTACTAGCATACCATACATTACAAAAACTAAATCAGCGATACAATAAAAAATGTTATTTTTCTCCAGACGCATTAACCTTACTGGAAAGCTATTCATGGCCTGGTAATATCCGTGAGTTACAAAATTTTGTTGAACGACTATTTGTGACGACGGAAGACAATGTAATAAGTGCAGCATCCGTTGATCAAATTTTGTCATTAGTGTCTAAAAACAAAACAAAACCCGTGATCAGTGAAGTAATACCTCTCCAAAAAGCTAAAGAGGATGTTGAGAACCAGCTTATTCGTTTAGCGATGGAGAAATACGGAACAACAATTAAGGCAGCTGAAGCTTTGAATATTAGCCAATCAGCAGTCAGTCGTAAGTATCATAAACTCTTACATACAAATGAATAA
- a CDS encoding aspartate aminotransferase family protein encodes MEREYWAWSKRIGRGASEQMMKIAYSSAFKGFSNEPAIKLAEKLASMAPGDLNSVFFTSGGSESNDTAFKLSRFYWELKGQPKKKKVIGMRAGYHGVTQASQSATGILATHIFAGSNIKGFYHATPHLTNCELGDKNDPDYENSIRSLIEQEGSDTISAVIMEPVQGAGGVNMPPEGYIEAVRKLCDEFNILFIADEVICGFGRTGKMFGVENWNVIPDMMCMAKGITSGYSQLGGVMISDKIREVIINYEDVMSHGFTYSGHPTACAVALKNIEIIERDGLLNNVKEMEEELRKGLAYLEKKHDIVRNCRTLGLLSAFELYNPETGKSFDSSLQAAATVVNECFDRKLILRNIGDFKVAIAPPFVINQQEIKNMIDIIDESLTVFENSL; translated from the coding sequence ATGGAACGTGAATATTGGGCATGGTCAAAGAGAATTGGCAGAGGTGCGAGCGAGCAAATGATGAAAATTGCTTATTCATCAGCATTCAAAGGTTTTTCAAATGAACCAGCTATTAAACTAGCAGAGAAATTAGCATCAATGGCACCCGGAGATTTAAATTCAGTCTTTTTCACATCAGGTGGATCTGAATCAAATGACACCGCTTTCAAATTATCGCGGTTTTACTGGGAATTAAAAGGTCAGCCAAAGAAGAAAAAAGTAATTGGAATGAGAGCTGGATATCATGGAGTAACACAAGCATCTCAAAGCGCGACTGGAATTCTTGCAACGCATATTTTTGCTGGATCAAATATAAAAGGATTTTACCATGCAACTCCGCATTTAACAAATTGTGAATTAGGTGATAAAAACGACCCGGATTACGAAAACTCTATAAGATCCCTTATCGAACAAGAAGGCTCAGATACAATTTCCGCAGTAATTATGGAACCTGTGCAGGGAGCGGGTGGCGTAAATATGCCTCCTGAAGGGTATATCGAAGCTGTTAGAAAACTTTGTGATGAGTTTAATATTTTATTTATAGCTGATGAGGTTATTTGTGGCTTTGGGCGCACCGGAAAAATGTTTGGCGTAGAGAATTGGAACGTCATACCTGACATGATGTGTATGGCAAAAGGTATTACTAGCGGTTATTCGCAGCTTGGTGGCGTTATGATTAGTGACAAAATTCGAGAAGTCATTATCAATTATGAAGATGTTATGTCTCATGGTTTTACCTATAGCGGACACCCAACAGCATGTGCAGTTGCACTGAAAAATATTGAAATTATCGAACGTGACGGTCTATTGAACAACGTCAAAGAAATGGAAGAAGAATTACGGAAAGGGCTTGCATACCTAGAAAAGAAGCATGACATTGTGAGAAATTGTCGCACTCTTGGATTGCTTTCAGCATTTGAACTATATAATCCTGAAACAGGAAAAAGTTTCGATTCATCCTTGCAAGCGGCGGCTACGGTTGTTAATGAATGTTTTGATCGTAAACTTATTCTCAGGAATATTGGCGATTTTAAAGTTGCAATCGCACCGCCTTTCGTAATTAACCAACAGGAGATTAAAAACATGATTGATATTATTGATGAGTCACTTACTGTTTTTGAAAATTCACTTTAA
- a CDS encoding GNAT family N-acetyltransferase — translation MSDIEVASEHMDIQRIKPEDIDEVTILSRKCFGPDMALTRENFANQLKTFPEGQVCLRYKGKIVGSASSLIINFDDYGENHSYTEISDDGNIQNHNPNGENLYGIEVGVDPDFRGMKIGKYLYMARREICKELNLKSIIIGGRIPNYYKYADQLTPDEYASEVIHGRIYDPVLTFQYNNGFQLRKVMRNYLKDDNASLTNATLMEWHNPSFA, via the coding sequence ATGTCGGATATAGAAGTGGCCAGTGAACATATGGACATCCAGAGGATCAAACCAGAAGACATTGATGAGGTTACTATATTGTCAAGAAAATGTTTTGGTCCCGATATGGCGTTAACGCGTGAAAACTTTGCAAATCAACTAAAGACTTTTCCGGAGGGCCAAGTGTGTCTCCGGTATAAAGGCAAAATTGTAGGCTCAGCTTCAAGTTTAATTATAAATTTTGATGATTACGGTGAAAACCACTCTTATACTGAAATATCTGATGATGGTAATATTCAGAATCATAATCCGAATGGAGAGAATTTATATGGTATAGAAGTTGGAGTGGATCCGGATTTTAGAGGGATGAAAATTGGTAAATATCTGTATATGGCAAGGAGGGAAATTTGTAAGGAATTAAATTTAAAAAGCATTATCATTGGTGGCCGCATCCCTAATTATTATAAATATGCAGACCAATTAACGCCAGATGAGTACGCCTCTGAAGTTATTCATGGAAGAATTTATGATCCTGTTCTTACCTTTCAGTATAATAATGGTTTTCAATTAAGGAAAGTGATGCGTAATTATTTGAAGGATGACAATGCGTCTTTAACGAACGCAACGTTAATGGAGTGGCATAATCCATCTTTTGCATAA
- a CDS encoding APC family permease, translated as MSEKTTLKRSLGLWSIVALGLGYMTPTVVFDTFGIVSKQTNGVVPLAYIVALGVMLFTAISYGKMVQIFPSAGSAYTYTRETMNPTLGFMVGWASLLDYLLLPMVNALIIRIYLVSLFPNVPAWVWVVSYVAIVTAVNVWSMGKTSNFNMILVVYGVILIGAFIVLAWMKLSQGMGQGTIFTTQPLFHEGVELSAVFTGATVVAFSFIGFDAITMYTEEAIDEKTVPKAIILTVLIGGVIFFVGGYFAQALFPDVSNFNVTDDTLPEIGLYTGGEIFKIIFVSSGFALTAASGLASHASVSRLLYVMGRNGVLPRKMFGYVHPRFRTPAFNVILVGIVSLLAIGPDLELISAVINFGALIAFTFVNLSVIAYFIFMQKRYKSAQDIFKYLIMPIIGAGLTGILWSFLHKDALIGGIVWLIVGLVYLLFITKFFSVGIPDMENEDEVS; from the coding sequence ATGTCGGAAAAAACAACTCTCAAACGTTCATTAGGACTCTGGTCAATTGTTGCTCTTGGATTAGGTTATATGACACCAACTGTTGTGTTTGACACGTTTGGCATTGTGTCAAAGCAAACAAATGGTGTTGTTCCCCTAGCCTACATTGTTGCTTTAGGTGTGATGTTATTTACGGCTATTAGTTATGGGAAGATGGTACAAATCTTTCCCAGTGCAGGTTCAGCTTATACGTATACACGCGAAACCATGAATCCTACCTTAGGTTTTATGGTAGGCTGGGCATCGTTATTGGATTATTTGCTCCTCCCGATGGTTAATGCGTTAATTATCCGGATATATCTTGTTTCGTTGTTTCCCAATGTGCCAGCTTGGGTTTGGGTGGTTAGCTATGTTGCAATTGTAACAGCAGTTAATGTATGGAGTATGGGTAAGACATCTAATTTTAATATGATTCTTGTTGTTTACGGGGTTATTTTAATTGGTGCGTTCATTGTACTTGCTTGGATGAAATTGTCCCAGGGAATGGGTCAGGGAACCATCTTTACCACTCAACCTTTATTTCATGAAGGGGTGGAATTATCAGCAGTTTTTACGGGGGCAACCGTAGTCGCTTTCTCGTTTATTGGATTTGATGCCATAACAATGTATACCGAGGAAGCTATTGATGAAAAAACGGTACCAAAGGCTATTATATTAACAGTTCTCATCGGTGGTGTCATCTTTTTCGTGGGCGGCTATTTTGCACAAGCGTTATTTCCCGATGTTTCGAATTTCAATGTGACTGATGATACATTGCCTGAAATTGGTTTATATACAGGTGGAGAGATTTTTAAAATAATCTTTGTTTCTAGTGGGTTTGCGCTTACCGCTGCTTCTGGCTTAGCCTCACATGCAAGTGTATCCCGTCTTTTATACGTTATGGGTAGAAATGGAGTACTTCCACGAAAAATGTTTGGTTACGTTCACCCGCGATTTCGGACGCCAGCGTTTAATGTGATATTAGTTGGTATAGTGTCGTTACTAGCCATAGGCCCAGATCTTGAGTTAATTTCCGCTGTAATTAATTTCGGTGCGTTAATCGCTTTTACGTTTGTTAATTTATCCGTTATTGCTTATTTCATATTCATGCAAAAAAGATATAAGTCTGCTCAAGATATATTCAAATACTTAATAATGCCAATTATAGGGGCTGGACTAACTGGTATTTTGTGGTCTTTCTTGCATAAAGATGCTTTAATAGGTGGAATTGTTTGGTTGATAGTCGGGTTAGTTTACTTGTTATTTATTACTAAATTCTTCAGTGTAGGAATTCCGGATATGGAAAATGAAGATGAAGTAAGTTAA
- a CDS encoding C45 family autoproteolytic acyltransferase/hydolase, which produces MKVLNLNGNPKEIGRQHGEQGKSEISQSIETYERLFYDYQGIDWGQVKERAKIHIPAIESFDPALLEEIDGIAIGSGLSFEDVLALNARSEIALTGDAHTSFSDGCTSITTCSPLTVDTIIGQNWDWKGAQKNSLLMLNIERDDRPNILMVTEGGIIGKIGCNEHAVGVGLNALHSSKKSDGVPIHLGLRSVLDSTSLHEAMAKIQEGQMASAANFMIGYSEGENRGMAFHVEVSPFGIEIINDKNSHGVHTNHICSQEIQMKVGDANNLRYSDSEIRKRRAEQLLAQAIKTNTEITEETFQSWLGDTFNAPNSINHYVNKQAPTHRQIETVFSIVMNLTTNCIYVSNGMPAHTPFEKYSVKQQSREKV; this is translated from the coding sequence ATGAAAGTATTAAATTTAAATGGTAATCCCAAGGAAATTGGCCGCCAGCATGGAGAACAAGGAAAGTCCGAAATTAGCCAAAGTATCGAAACTTACGAACGACTTTTTTATGATTATCAAGGTATTGACTGGGGTCAGGTTAAAGAGCGGGCAAAAATTCATATACCGGCAATCGAATCATTTGATCCTGCTCTACTCGAAGAAATAGATGGAATTGCCATAGGTTCTGGTCTATCGTTTGAAGATGTATTGGCATTGAATGCACGAAGCGAAATTGCACTTACGGGGGACGCTCATACGTCGTTTAGTGACGGGTGCACAAGTATTACAACGTGCAGCCCACTTACGGTTGACACAATCATCGGACAGAATTGGGACTGGAAAGGCGCACAAAAAAATAGTTTGCTTATGCTAAACATTGAACGTGACGATCGACCAAATATTCTAATGGTGACAGAAGGGGGAATCATTGGAAAAATAGGCTGTAATGAACATGCTGTGGGTGTCGGATTGAATGCACTTCATTCTAGTAAAAAATCAGATGGGGTACCGATTCATTTGGGACTTCGCTCCGTTTTAGATTCAACATCTCTTCATGAAGCGATGGCAAAAATTCAAGAAGGACAAATGGCTTCTGCTGCGAATTTTATGATTGGGTACAGTGAAGGCGAAAATCGTGGAATGGCGTTTCATGTGGAAGTTTCACCATTTGGAATCGAAATCATAAACGATAAGAATTCCCATGGTGTGCATACAAACCATATTTGTTCACAAGAAATTCAAATGAAAGTCGGGGATGCAAATAATTTGCGTTACAGTGACTCGGAAATTCGCAAGCGTAGAGCAGAGCAGTTACTTGCGCAGGCGATTAAAACAAACACAGAAATTACCGAAGAAACTTTTCAATCATGGCTAGGTGATACATTTAACGCACCGAACTCAATTAATCATTATGTGAATAAACAGGCACCAACACACAGACAAATTGAGACGGTTTTCAGTATTGTAATGAACTTAACGACAAATTGCATTTATGTCAGTAATGGTATGCCTGCGCACACCCCATTTGAAAAATATTCGGTAAAACAGCAGAGCAGAGAAAAAGTTTAG
- a CDS encoding NAD-dependent succinate-semialdehyde dehydrogenase — translation MYINGKWLETDKTETIINPATKEETGVVFVGGEKEAEEAIQAAQHAFKSWSALSGNERGKILINVAKELVNKQNEIAETITKEMGKPITDARREVTSAAAYLEWYGEEAKRVYGEVLPALDTKKQLMVLRQPIGVVGAITPWNFPVSMITRKLGPALAAGCTGVLKPAPSTPMCAMEVFKCFESGGLPAGVANLVVGEAEAIGKEMTSNPIVKKITFTGSTNVGKLLMRNAAEHVQKVSMELGGHAPFIVFEDADLDDAASSVIGTKFRNSGQTCISTNRIYVHASIKNEFSERLAKKVRELKVGNGMEKDTDMGPLVNLSALEKVEDQVKKATEAGATVVTGGTRLDNEEGYFYAPTVLVDTTDAMSIAKEETFGPVAPIFTFNTEEEVVERANDTQYGLMGYCFTNDLSRGMRMMHQLDYGMVGINDPAPVAPHAPFGGVKESGIGREGGTIGLHEFMEEKFVSIRTSTNLF, via the coding sequence ATGTATATTAATGGAAAATGGCTGGAAACTGATAAAACGGAAACGATTATTAATCCGGCAACAAAAGAAGAAACTGGCGTTGTATTTGTTGGTGGAGAGAAAGAAGCAGAAGAGGCCATTCAAGCGGCACAACACGCATTTAAATCATGGAGTGCACTTTCCGGAAATGAACGCGGTAAAATTTTAATAAACGTAGCAAAGGAACTAGTAAATAAACAAAACGAAATAGCGGAGACAATCACGAAAGAAATGGGGAAACCAATCACAGATGCACGTCGAGAGGTGACATCTGCAGCGGCATACCTTGAATGGTACGGCGAGGAGGCAAAACGCGTATATGGAGAAGTACTCCCCGCACTTGATACGAAAAAACAATTGATGGTACTTCGTCAGCCCATTGGAGTTGTTGGAGCAATTACACCATGGAATTTCCCTGTATCAATGATCACACGTAAGCTGGGGCCGGCTTTAGCTGCCGGATGTACCGGTGTGTTGAAACCCGCTCCGTCGACACCAATGTGTGCAATGGAGGTGTTCAAATGTTTTGAAAGTGGAGGTCTGCCAGCAGGAGTTGCAAACCTCGTCGTTGGTGAAGCTGAAGCAATCGGAAAGGAGATGACAAGTAATCCAATTGTTAAAAAGATAACTTTTACAGGTTCAACAAATGTTGGAAAACTATTAATGCGTAATGCTGCAGAGCATGTTCAAAAGGTATCGATGGAGCTAGGAGGGCATGCCCCGTTTATTGTGTTCGAGGATGCTGATTTGGATGATGCCGCATCTTCAGTAATTGGTACGAAATTCCGTAATTCCGGTCAGACGTGCATTAGTACTAATAGGATTTACGTACATGCATCGATAAAAAATGAATTCAGTGAACGGCTTGCTAAAAAGGTACGTGAATTAAAAGTTGGAAACGGTATGGAGAAAGATACAGATATGGGCCCGCTTGTTAACCTATCTGCATTGGAAAAAGTGGAGGATCAGGTTAAAAAGGCTACAGAAGCAGGTGCTACTGTGGTTACAGGCGGCACGCGACTAGATAATGAAGAAGGTTACTTTTATGCACCGACAGTATTGGTAGATACAACAGACGCCATGAGTATTGCAAAAGAAGAAACGTTTGGCCCAGTTGCGCCTATTTTCACGTTTAATACTGAAGAGGAAGTGGTTGAACGTGCCAATGACACACAATATGGTCTAATGGGATATTGCTTTACAAATGATTTAAGTCGAGGGATGCGTATGATGCATCAACTTGATTACGGAATGGTCGGTATTAACGATCCCGCACCAGTCGCACCGCATGCACCATTCGGTGGGGTGAAGGAAAGTGGAATTGGCCGGGAAGGTGGAACTATCGGATTACATGAATTTATGGAAGAAAAATTTGTCTCCATACGAACGTCCACAAACTTATTCTAA
- a CDS encoding ABC transporter ATP-binding protein has translation MTEDMVRLEGISKKFDSTYAIKELNLEIQSGEFLTLLGPSGCGKTSTLRVIGGFEKPSSGSVWINSKKVDEVEPYNRDVNTVFQSYSLFPHMTVADNIAFGLKMKKISKQEIKKRVREALRLVQLENFADRKPKKLSGGQQQRIAIARAVVNNPKVLLLDEPLGALDLKLRKQMQLELKQLQQKLGMTFIYVTHDQEEALTMSDRIVIMNEGQIEQIGLPEEVYEKPATKFVADFIGETNLFEGIIKEIKDVYATVQCSEQNIRIYNNKKLLTNESVFISVRPEKIRVSSNPDSHDNYLKVIMKDKIYIGSVTKIIATLPDGHEVIAHGSQGIYENSSKGDQLYLNWDPSDCAVFKLKDKMDS, from the coding sequence ATGACTGAGGATATGGTAAGGTTGGAGGGTATCTCTAAAAAGTTTGATAGTACTTATGCGATTAAAGAATTAAACTTAGAAATTCAATCAGGAGAGTTTTTGACCTTGTTAGGACCATCTGGATGTGGAAAGACGTCGACATTGCGGGTGATTGGGGGATTTGAAAAACCATCCTCGGGGAGTGTTTGGATTAACAGTAAAAAAGTAGATGAAGTTGAACCATATAACCGGGACGTAAATACAGTTTTTCAAAGTTATTCCTTATTTCCACATATGACAGTTGCTGACAATATTGCTTTTGGATTAAAAATGAAAAAAATTTCAAAGCAGGAAATAAAAAAGCGAGTTCGAGAAGCTTTGAGACTCGTACAACTTGAAAATTTTGCTGATAGAAAGCCAAAAAAGCTTAGTGGTGGTCAGCAGCAAAGGATTGCTATTGCACGTGCGGTCGTAAATAACCCGAAAGTTCTGCTTTTGGATGAACCTTTGGGAGCATTAGATTTAAAACTTCGTAAACAGATGCAACTAGAATTGAAACAATTACAGCAAAAGCTTGGCATGACATTCATTTATGTTACTCATGATCAAGAAGAAGCTTTAACCATGTCTGATAGGATTGTCATTATGAATGAAGGACAAATTGAACAGATTGGATTACCGGAGGAAGTCTATGAAAAACCCGCAACGAAATTTGTGGCTGATTTTATAGGTGAGACAAATTTGTTTGAAGGAATAATTAAGGAAATAAAAGACGTTTACGCAACAGTACAATGTTCTGAACAAAACATAAGAATCTATAATAATAAAAAATTACTAACAAATGAAAGCGTTTTTATTTCGGTTCGTCCAGAAAAAATTAGGGTTTCCTCTAATCCTGATAGCCATGATAACTATTTAAAAGTAATCATGAAAGATAAGATTTATATAGGATCTGTGACAAAGATAATTGCTACACTTCCCGATGGGCATGAAGTTATTGCCCATGGGTCACAGGGTATTTATGAAAACTCGTCAAAAGGCGATCAATTATATTTAAACTGGGATCCATCAGATTGTGCCGTTTTTAAATTGAAAGATAAGATGGATAGTTAA
- a CDS encoding PotD/PotF family extracellular solute-binding protein, translating into MKGKLIILLTVLVATLVACSENGTDSSDAKGNGKLSDELIVFNWSEYMPQEILDEFEEEFGVDIVYSTFSSNQEMLAKINAGTVSYDVVVPSDFYVNRLKEQELIQEINFDNIPNYKNISDEWKELPFDPDEKYSIPYMYGYDGIAYNKEKVDEPPTSWADLWNPAYKGHVITMEEPKENFNMLLQYLGYDHTNPTEEQLKEGGEKLKELVPNLLSFKSTPEAEFVSGEAWIGYAYSGAAAVAWKENKNVGFVLPKEGGIRWTDNMVIPKNAEHKYTAEVFINYLLRPEVSKKLSEAYPYGNPNEAAVEMLDDSIKNSPGLIMPEEKIEKTDWGKPLRPEKKKLMNRYFQKAKVE; encoded by the coding sequence TTGAAAGGAAAATTAATTATTTTATTAACGGTTTTGGTCGCTACATTAGTCGCCTGCTCAGAAAACGGCACTGATTCATCTGATGCAAAGGGGAATGGAAAATTATCTGATGAATTAATAGTGTTCAACTGGAGTGAATACATGCCACAGGAAATTTTAGATGAATTTGAAGAAGAATTCGGGGTTGATATCGTTTATTCTACGTTTAGTTCGAATCAAGAGATGCTTGCTAAAATAAATGCTGGTACTGTTTCGTATGACGTTGTCGTCCCTTCTGATTTTTATGTAAACCGGTTAAAAGAACAGGAGCTTATTCAGGAAATTAATTTCGACAATATACCAAATTATAAAAATATTTCAGACGAATGGAAAGAACTCCCGTTTGATCCTGATGAAAAATATTCCATTCCGTACATGTATGGGTATGATGGTATTGCTTATAATAAAGAGAAAGTAGATGAGCCACCTACTAGTTGGGCTGACTTGTGGAACCCTGCATATAAAGGGCATGTTATTACAATGGAGGAACCAAAAGAAAACTTTAACATGCTTCTACAATATTTAGGGTACGATCACACTAATCCAACGGAAGAACAGCTTAAAGAAGGTGGGGAAAAGTTAAAAGAATTGGTTCCGAATTTATTATCGTTTAAGTCCACTCCAGAGGCGGAGTTTGTAAGCGGAGAGGCTTGGATTGGCTATGCTTATTCTGGGGCAGCGGCTGTAGCTTGGAAGGAAAATAAAAACGTAGGGTTCGTTCTTCCGAAAGAGGGTGGCATTCGTTGGACCGATAACATGGTTATTCCAAAGAATGCTGAACACAAATATACGGCAGAGGTATTCATTAACTATTTGTTAAGACCGGAAGTAAGTAAAAAATTGTCTGAAGCATATCCTTACGGGAACCCGAATGAAGCTGCAGTGGAAATGTTAGACGATAGCATAAAGAATAGTCCCGGCCTTATCATGCCCGAAGAAAAAATAGAAAAGACTGACTGGGGAAAGCCGCTTCGTCCGGAGAAGAAAAAGTTAATGAATCGTTATTTCCAAAAAGCTAAAGTAGAATGA
- a CDS encoding ABC transporter permease produces MITSLVFAFLYIPILVLIVFSLNDSKIGTVWTGLTFDWYARLFSNSQIIDAALNSLFVAVITTIISTVLGTLAALALHRYGFPGKRTVGFVFYIPIVIPDIVLAVALLVLYSFLDIKFSLATVIPGHVVFGISFVILVLLARLAGLDKAMEESAEDLGANKWHTFWKVTFPLIYPGILAGALLAFTISLDEFVVAFFTTGPGSNTLPVLVYSMVRRGVSPEINALSTILILSVTLVIAIVGWRMNKKNKQEKGF; encoded by the coding sequence GTGATTACTAGTTTGGTTTTTGCTTTCCTTTATATACCTATTCTTGTCTTAATAGTTTTTTCGTTAAATGATTCTAAGATAGGAACGGTATGGACTGGTTTAACATTTGATTGGTACGCTCGCTTATTTTCCAATTCGCAAATTATTGATGCGGCGCTTAATAGTTTATTTGTAGCGGTAATTACGACAATAATCTCAACAGTACTAGGAACATTAGCCGCTCTTGCCCTTCACCGTTATGGATTCCCAGGGAAACGAACAGTAGGTTTTGTTTTTTATATCCCGATCGTCATACCTGATATTGTTTTAGCTGTAGCTTTGCTGGTACTTTACAGTTTTTTAGATATTAAGTTTAGTTTGGCTACTGTAATTCCTGGTCATGTTGTTTTCGGAATTTCATTCGTTATACTTGTTCTTTTAGCGAGGTTAGCTGGATTAGATAAAGCAATGGAAGAATCAGCTGAAGACCTTGGTGCCAATAAATGGCATACATTTTGGAAAGTCACATTTCCTCTAATTTATCCTGGTATTCTAGCAGGGGCTTTATTAGCATTTACAATTTCTTTAGATGAATTTGTTGTTGCATTTTTTACGACTGGTCCAGGATCTAACACGCTTCCTGTTTTAGTCTATTCTATGGTACGACGAGGGGTTTCTCCAGAAATTAACGCATTGTCAACTATTTTGATTTTATCAGTTACACTGGTTATTGCAATTGTTGGCTGGAGAATGAATAAGAAAAATAAACAGGAGAAAGGGTTTTAA